ttttctaccatctgtaaaaatttcatgaaaattggttcagccgtttttgagtctatacggaacatacaaacaaactaacaaacccCAACAATTTAATCTTTATATAATAGCGGAAGAAgatatatttcatttaaaagaaTGTTAAAtcttttcattatttttggTTACAAAACTGAGTGAGTGGCattgtttttaaatatcaaAACTACCTCAGCTAATACACAAGGGACTTTTGCCTGATGAACGATTTAAATCTAATCGCTTTAAAATCACAGCACAAGTGCAAGGTTCTTATTTGAGGAAATTTTATGGAAACGAGACTAAAACTTTTCTTATCAAGAGTGAGTCTAATGTGTCAATCATTTTATTTGATTCAATAATTGACATATAATGCCTAGATAATCCGTTAGTATAAATATGCCAGCATTTAAATGGTCTGGTATAGTAGTTGTGTTAATTCTCTATAGAGGTACACAATTTAAAGGTAGTTTCATAATTTTCACCTAAAAACCAATAAGATTTTTtaattcttaaatttttgtttccagTTTCAAGATGTTGAAGTATTTCGCCTTATTTGCCATTATTGCGGCCTTGGCCAGTGCTGATATGGTACGTGTACCAATTCGCAAGCACGAGAACTTTGTCAAGACCAGCAAGGATATTCGTGCTGAAAAATCTGTCTTGCGCTCCAAATATAAGATTCCTGAGACCCGCGGTATTGTCGATGAACTGTTGTCCAATACCTTGAACATGGAATACTATGGTGATATCACCATTGGTACCCCTCCTCAGAGTTTCATTGTCTTGTTCGATTCTGGTTCTTCCAACTTGTGGGTTCCCTCCAGCCACTGCTGGATCTGGGATATTGCCTGCAAGAAGCACAACCAATACAACCATGATGAATCCAGCACTTATGTCAAGAATGGCGAACAAATCTCCATCCAATATGGTTCGGGCAGCATGAGCGGTTTCTTGTCCCAAGACGATGTGACCATTGAAGGTTTGACCATTAAGAATCAAGTTTTCGCCGAAGCCATGAATGAACCCGGAAACAGCTTCACCGATTCCAGCTTCGATGGTATTTTGGGTATGGCCTACCAAACTTTGGCCGAGGACGATGTTGTCCCTCCCTTCTATAACATGTTCTCCCAAGGATTGGTTGATGCCGATATGTTCTCTTTCTACTTGAAACGCGATGGCTCTGCTTCTGATGGTGGTGaaatgattttgggtggtattgacTCCAGCTATTATACCGGTGATATTACCTATGTTCCCGTCTCCAGCCAAGGCTATTGGCAATTCGAAGTCACCACTGGCTCCATCAAGGGTCAAAACATTTGCGACAACTGCCAAGCTATTGCCGATACTGGCACCAGCTTGATCGTGTGCCCTGCTGATGCTTGCGAAACTGTCAATGCTGAAATCGGTGGTACCTACAACGAGGATGATGGCAGCTACTATGTTGACTGCTCCGCCATTGACACCTTGCCCGATGTCACTTTCGAGATTGGTGGTACCACCTTCACCTTGCCACCCAGCGCTTATATTGTGACTGTTGATGGCAACTGCATGTCTGCTTTCTCATCCATGGGTACCGATTTCTGGATTTTGGGTGATGTATTCATTGGTCAATACTACACCGTTTTCGATTTGGGTAACAACCGTGTTGGTTTTGCCACAGCTGTTTAAAATGCCTAAGTTGGGCCATTATTTACTAGCAAGTAAATAAAGAGATATTACAAATTGTATAAAGTTTTCCTTTCAAAATAGCTTTGATATACATTTTTCTATGTTAATAATAACAAATGAGTTACACGTTCGTTTATACTTTTGAGAATAAATAATAATTCTACGCCTATCTAGAATGTTCGTCCGACTGACTGTTGAGATCATGCTACATAAACCCATCACATTGCACACTTTACCATAGGCAGGCTGTACTACTAtttgggactatatcttgacatagtcCTCAAATAGGTCGATCTTCccattagacttcttaagcccataaaagtgtTATATGCTCCGATTTCATAGAAACAACGCGTTTTTGTTATCctgcaaggtcaaatacttgctGATCGTGATCTTGAACTAGAAATATCATATCCAGGAGGAGCACTAACAATGAGTTTGGCCAAGTTGACTGGCCATTGGCTTCAAAGAAGCATGATTGGACCAAAATGTAatgtttgattttttaagagctttagcaaaaattttcagaaaaaaacacataaaattcagaaaaatttttggctTCAAAGAAGCATGATTAGGCTAATATGtaaagtttgattttttaagagctttagcaaaaattttcagaaaaaaacacataaaattcagaaaaattcatgaaatctatATTTGAACCGATAGTACGGCCCATATAATTTActctttgaagattatttcatggatATGTTGGTCGGCACTCCAcacaaatagtctaaaggcgttaaatcgcacgacctaggcggccaattgaccggttccgaacgtaaagtaaaatgttcaccaaaatcgcctctcaataagtccattattactcgtgctgtgtggcatatggcactGTCTAGTAGGAACCACATGTCATGTCAGTCAAGCTCATGAATTTTGTGCaaacaaaagttggatattatctcacgatagcgctcaccattcacagttacatttcgattcgcatcatccttgaagaagtaccctccaatgataccaccagcccataaaccgcaccaaactgtgactttttgtggatgtattggtagctcttgcaatgcttctgactgatcttcactccaaaatcaactattctttttgattttggagtgaagatcagtcagaagcacTTATGTACCCAATGGGTacttatgtacccattgagctaaaaatgagcttcgtcgctgaagaagaagcagagcactcattttgatgataacattcaataatttgcaagtattgttcgtttgtaagacgattcatggttaaattataaaccaaactgaagatgtttaactgtgaaataaaacacgaaatgtgcgtgtgttgccaaaaagataatagctaaaaaatcaccctttaccttctTTCGCTTCGATAATGAGAAGGAGGACAATAGATTTGGTTTAGTGAACGTCTTGCCTTGCCATATGCGAGGAAGaatgaggcagtcactgcgcCTATAAGACCTAAGGACGCGAGATAATCAAGGCGAAGATACAAAACTTGACTGGATTGAAAGAGATTTCGGATCGGTTACCTGTGACGGCACATGAGGTCGAATGCCAATCAGGTGGAGATTCGGTCGAtagtgaacatctttgcggacagcAAAATTATATTCAAGTCATGGACGATGTTGGAGTGTCAAACGATATTCACGGATTCTTTAGTATGGCACgatacgcatcgtttggttgctggGCCAGAGAGGAGTACGTGTCCATACCATAGTGTATCCATAGTGGTTTGGTCCGAGTTAAAGTGCGAACACCCTTGTCAATCTTACaactgtcatgtaaaccggtttATGGCCTTGGACACAAAAAAGGTGCACTtaaccgattgcgctgaaatttggaacagagagttgtaGTCAACACCTGTACATCCTTTCCGAATATGATCCCGATtaaaccaaatttggatatagctgacctaCGGTATCATTAAAGGTCCTTAAATTTTTACCGATTGCAATAAAACGGGGAGCAGAGATTTGCTTGGGATTCCTCGACATCCTCGTTCAAAATGTTGTAGGTCATAGTTTGATATAGCCGTATATACCGACCtcccgaaaaaattttttgagttgacgAAAGGCTTATTATactctccatcataggatgggggtatactaatttcgtcattccgtttgaaacgcttcgaaatatgcgtctaagaccctataaagtatatatattcttgatcgtcacgacattttaagtcgatctagacatgtccgtctgtctgtccgtccgttgaaagcacgctgactttcgaaggagtaaagcaagacgaaattttgcacagattttgcaATTATTAGCGTAGGttcgttgggattgtaaataggccaaatcggtccatgttttgatatagctgccatataaaccgatcttgggtcttgacttcttgaggctctagagggctcaattctcgtccgatttgactgaaattttgcgcgtgatgttggtatcacttccaacaactgcgctaagtatagtttaaatcggtttataacctgatatagctgccatgttaaccgattttgggtcttgactccttgaaagggcgtaattcttatccgatttcgttgaaatttagcttgaagtgtttttttatgacttccaaaaacagtgctaagtatggtttaaatcggtctatgttttgatgtaggtgccatatataccgatatcagatcttgatttctggagccaatagggggcgcaattctcatccgatttggctgaaattttgcatgaaattatttataatgacttccaacaattgtgtcgggtagggttcaaatcggtccataacttaataATACTGCCAATTAAACGGGTCTTggctcttgatttcttgagccactagagggcgcaattcttatccaatttggctgaaattttgcatgaagtacattgttatgacttccaacaactgcgataaatgtggtttaaatcggtacataacctgatatagctgtcatataaaccgatctgggatcttgactctttaagcctctagagggcacaattcttatccgactttgctgaacaACATGCCTACGACAAGGGAAGGCCGGTGGAGACAGCTCTGCACGATGGTCTTGGAGATgccatacgactgggctagacctaggggtctcaaagttaacccagagaagactgaaatctacctgttcacgaggaagacgtgGGCCTTTTTGACGCGCTACGTTtcttcaatagaacgatttcgattcCTGACAAGGTCATATACTTAGGAGATATCttcgacaggaaactgaattgtaaGTGTTACATTtgggagcgtaccgagaagactCACGGTtgctgggcactatgtagacgggcatgTGTCCAAGGATATTCCAATAGCTCTACAGGATTCGACCAATACTCTACGATGAAGACAAAATGCAacttaaggataatacaacaggttcagagaacatgtttccttggcataggcagaatGATGAGGAGCACGACCACTACGGCACTGGAACactgttctagatatccgacccattcacATACAGGTTAAGagtgaggcaaccactgcggctatgagacttaaggcgatgggagaaagtATAAAGGTTAGGAGCAGgccataccatcgcagtataatagAGCCAACGATAGTATAATAGAGGCATAATgcggaagatcatgctacagatggattaaagctagagggcatttagggcctgggggtctacattgagaatcttGGGATTGAGATTTGTTTTCGATTGaccgaccataatacggtcgtgCAGTTGGAGATCAGGGCGATCagagaatgcgtgaggtggtgttaacgcgaaaaCGTCGagggtgaacatctttacggacagtaaactggcaattagagcaataacaaccaaatcggtaaggtcacgagcagtcttggagtgtaagagaGAGATAAATGCCAACTCTGGGGATGGAACGAtctgcatcatttgggtgccgggccacaacggagtaagggggaatgaaaaagcataagatttggcagtaaaggccagaggactgccatcaataaacttggttaacccgaagcctttcggtgcagcgcagtccgagttaaggacgtgggcgacgTAACTCTATGGAACAgagaaacggttggtaggacgacgaaaatcttttgggaAGATTTGGACCGTGAGAAGtcggggctattactgaaaagaagtaagaagtaaATTATTACAGCTTCCagtatcataacaagacacataggactacgagctcacttatgtaaaatcgatgcgacAAGTggtagcatatgtagggcatgtggggaacaAGATgaaatgttggagcatttcctatgtcattgcacttaggtggggacataatGCAAGGCATCAATCGACTTAGGGGCGTGTTATCGCGAACAATTTATTCGTTTGTTGTCAGAACAGAATTCCCGACTTAGGTTTTtttcaagccgattactggcttaggtgtatgtctaacctaacctaaggtgcTCTACATTACCTCAACTAGTGAGTACAGTGTAGAGCACACATACGAGTTTGAAATAAGACACTTTAAGTTTACCTCCTTTAAAGCGCAATAAGAGACATGTAAAAACTTAATTTCCTCTTTCTGACCTAACTTATCCACCAATgcttacaacaacaaacacagaAATTTCCAAACAAAAGCCAATATAATTTTCCGTTTTATTTCCTTCGTTTCTTTTATGGGTAAAGTTACAGTTCCGAactttctttgtttgcctggaTTCACATGTCGCACCGACCGCTGAAACCATTCACTTggttttgtatttatttactAAAATATAACATTTAATTGACTTTTCCTCGATCCTTCCATATGCCGCAGTTACTGCTTACGGTGACCGAACATATTATcaatgtcatcggcataggcaagCATAGTATCTATCAGAAAACTGCATAAGTTCCAATATTTGCCACTCAATATGCACTTATAATAATTCGATTTATAGCAGACATACGGCCCCAAATTCTGCAATAATCATTGAAAAGTGGGTCACTTGACTAGAATTTATTGGAATCAGCCGTGCGCTTCTTGCCCGAAACCATTATTATAAAGAAGATGACACACTAGGCACAATATTATCCACCCAATAGACACTTATGAAAAAGCAATTGTTTGTTTCGCATGGCACCTAAAAATTAAGTTACAACTTATTTTTAAGTTATAATTTTTAAGTGGCATGTAAGTGATTTTTAGGTGGCATGCGAAACAAACAATTGCTTTTTCATAAGTGTCTATTGGGTGGATAATATTGTGCCTAGTGTGTCATCTTCTTTATAATAATGGTTTCGGGCAAGAAGCGCACGGCTGGTTCCAATAAATTCTAGTCAAGTGACCCACTTTTCGATGACTATTGCAGAATTTGGGGCCGTATGTCTGCTATAAATCGAATTATTATAAGTGAGTCTATTCAGTTGATATCATATCATGATGACTTGAGATCAAAATCTAATTTTGCTTTGGCACAATCCACATATATTGTTTGCTTAAAATGATTGTTTATTAACCCTTTATCACTTTGTTTCTTAAGAACATTGAATTGATTTTCAAATGATTACTTATCATTTTCCAATAAATGCGTGTGCGAATACAatattttgcggaaattttatTCATTTACTTACCTGTGTTTTGAGTATCATtaaatatgtgtcaaatatttcATTGTATATGTTAATCGCCATGTATGGTTAAGATAATCCCAAGGTATAAATAAGCCACCACTAAGTTGTTTGAAAATATTATTGTGGTAGTTCTTCCAAAGAATCACAATATTAAAGGTAAACAAATAAATTCCCTAGTTGTATAACAATTTATaatcctttttttaaatttctagcaTCAAAATGTTGAAGTACTTCACTATCATTGCCATAGTTGTGGCCTTGGCCAGCGCTGAAATGGTGCGTGTGCCCATTCGGAAGCACGAAAACTTTGTCAAGACCAGCAAGGATATTCGTGCTGAGAAATCTGTATTGCGTTCCAAATACAATATTCCCCAAGATCGTGGTGTTGTTGATGAATTGTTGTCCAACTCCTTGAACATGGCCTACTATGGTGATATTACCATTGGTACTCCTCCACAGAAATTCATTGTCATGTTCGATTCTGGATCCTCCAACTTATGGGTTCCCTCCAGCCACTGCTGGATCTGGGATATTGCCTGCAAGCAACATAACCAATATAACCATGATGAATCCAGCACTTATGTCAAGAATGGCGAACAAATCTCCATCCAATATGGTTCGGGCAGCATGAGCGGTTTCTTGTCTCAAGACGATGTTACTGTTGCTGGTCTGACCATCAAGAATCAAGTTTTCGCCGAAGCCATGAATGAACCCGGCAACAGTTTCACCAATGCCAACTTCGATGGTATTTTGGGTATGGCCTACCAAACTTTGGCCGAGGACGATGTTGTCCCTCCCTTCTATAACATGTTCTCCCAAGGATTGGTTGACGCCGATATGTTCTCTTTCTACTTGAAACGCGATGGCTCTGATACTGATGGTGGTGaaatgattttgggtggtattgacTCCAGCTATTATACCGGTGATATTACCTATGTTCCCGTCTCCACCCAAGGCTATTGGCAATTCACTGTTACCTCTGGCTCCATCAAGGGTCAAAACATTTGCGACAACTGTCAAGCTATTGCCGATACTGGCACCAGTTTGATCGTTTGCCCTGCTGATGCTTGCGAGACTGTCAATGCTGAAATCGGTGGTACCTATAACGAGGATGATGGCAGCTACTATGTTGACTGCTCTGCCATTGACACCTTGCCCGATGTTACTTTCGAGATTGCTGGCACCACCTTTACTTTGCCACCCAGCGCTTATATTGTGACTGTTGATGGCAACTGCATGTCTGCTTTCTCCTCCATGGGCACCGACTTCTGggttttgggtgatgttttcaTTGGCCAATACTACACCGTTTTTGATTTTGCCAACAACCAAGTTGGTTTTGCTCCAGCCGCTTAAGTAAAATTATTCGAAATAAATGATTCTATAAACTTTAATATTTAATTGGTGGTTTTTAACTCAAAGTATTTTTTCTGTTTATAAAGTTGTATTCAGTAAGATCGAACGTCCATATGGCTGATTGTTAAAGCATGCTTATTTCTAAGCTTAACACAAATTGGTTCAATTTCATACCCGTCACCTTAGGCTTGGGTTATACTGACCATCCTAATTTGCTAATAAAGCGGGATTTCCAGAATAGGTAGGGGGTTTGGAGGGAAAACTAttctaaacaaataaaagcgtgctaacttcggccggccgaatcttatatatcctccaccatggatcatatttgtcgagctcttttccttAATCCTTTGTTCcaacaaaggattaaagaaaataattgctatgctattggagctatatcaagttatggtccgattc
The Stomoxys calcitrans chromosome 3, idStoCalc2.1, whole genome shotgun sequence genome window above contains:
- the LOC106088349 gene encoding lysosomal aspartic protease → MLKYFALFAIIAALASADMVRVPIRKHENFVKTSKDIRAEKSVLRSKYKIPETRGIVDELLSNTLNMEYYGDITIGTPPQSFIVLFDSGSSNLWVPSSHCWIWDIACKKHNQYNHDESSTYVKNGEQISIQYGSGSMSGFLSQDDVTIEGLTIKNQVFAEAMNEPGNSFTDSSFDGILGMAYQTLAEDDVVPPFYNMFSQGLVDADMFSFYLKRDGSASDGGEMILGGIDSSYYTGDITYVPVSSQGYWQFEVTTGSIKGQNICDNCQAIADTGTSLIVCPADACETVNAEIGGTYNEDDGSYYVDCSAIDTLPDVTFEIGGTTFTLPPSAYIVTVDGNCMSAFSSMGTDFWILGDVFIGQYYTVFDLGNNRVGFATAV
- the LOC106088354 gene encoding lysosomal aspartic protease, with the protein product MLKYFTIIAIVVALASAEMVRVPIRKHENFVKTSKDIRAEKSVLRSKYNIPQDRGVVDELLSNSLNMAYYGDITIGTPPQKFIVMFDSGSSNLWVPSSHCWIWDIACKQHNQYNHDESSTYVKNGEQISIQYGSGSMSGFLSQDDVTVAGLTIKNQVFAEAMNEPGNSFTNANFDGILGMAYQTLAEDDVVPPFYNMFSQGLVDADMFSFYLKRDGSDTDGGEMILGGIDSSYYTGDITYVPVSTQGYWQFTVTSGSIKGQNICDNCQAIADTGTSLIVCPADACETVNAEIGGTYNEDDGSYYVDCSAIDTLPDVTFEIAGTTFTLPPSAYIVTVDGNCMSAFSSMGTDFWVLGDVFIGQYYTVFDFANNQVGFAPAA